A window of Amycolatopsis australiensis contains these coding sequences:
- a CDS encoding pirin family protein yields the protein MSNTEAAPAELACGDRPTAADPVRPAVEILTPREVPLGGPRAMRVRRTLPQRSRSLIGAWCFADHYGPDEVTGPGAMDVAPHPHTGLQTVSWLFAGEIEHRDSLGTHAMVRPGELNLMTGGHGICHSEVSTAATKTLHGVQLWVALPDRHRHTARAFDHYVPSVNRIEGAEIRVFLGSLAGRTSPIPTFTPLLGAEIVLGPDAHMSLGVDPRFEHGVLVDTGDVVVAGTRVRAAELGYVGTGVRSLTLSNRGTAPARFLLLGGTPFDEEILMWWNFVGRSHEEIAAYREAWQAESDQFGRVTGYPGTPERLPAPELPSVRIKPRRNPASGQEARHG from the coding sequence ATGAGCAACACCGAGGCCGCCCCCGCCGAGCTCGCCTGTGGCGACCGGCCCACGGCCGCCGACCCCGTGCGGCCCGCCGTCGAGATCCTCACCCCGCGTGAGGTGCCCCTCGGCGGCCCGCGGGCGATGCGGGTCCGCCGGACTCTCCCCCAGCGGTCCCGGTCGCTGATCGGCGCCTGGTGCTTCGCCGACCACTACGGCCCGGACGAGGTCACCGGCCCCGGCGCGATGGACGTGGCCCCGCACCCGCACACCGGCCTCCAGACGGTCAGCTGGCTCTTCGCCGGCGAGATCGAGCACCGCGACAGCCTCGGCACGCACGCGATGGTCCGCCCCGGCGAGCTGAACCTGATGACCGGCGGCCACGGCATCTGCCACTCGGAGGTCTCGACCGCGGCCACGAAGACCCTCCACGGCGTCCAGCTCTGGGTGGCCCTGCCCGACCGGCACCGGCACACGGCCCGCGCGTTCGACCACTACGTGCCGTCGGTGAACCGGATCGAGGGCGCCGAGATCCGGGTGTTCCTCGGGTCGCTGGCCGGGCGGACGTCCCCGATCCCGACGTTCACCCCGCTGCTCGGCGCGGAGATCGTCCTGGGCCCGGACGCCCACATGTCCCTCGGCGTCGACCCGCGTTTCGAGCACGGCGTCCTGGTCGACACCGGCGACGTCGTCGTCGCGGGCACCCGCGTCCGCGCGGCGGAGCTGGGCTACGTCGGCACCGGCGTCCGATCCCTGACGCTCAGCAACCGCGGCACGGCGCCGGCCAGGTTCCTCCTGCTCGGCGGGACGCCGTTCGACGAAGAGATCCTGATGTGGTGGAACTTCGTCGGCCGCAGCCACGAAGAGATCGCGGCCTACCGAGAAGCCTGGCAAGCGGAGTCCGACCAGTTCGGCCGCGTCACCGGCTACCCGGGCACGCCGGAACGGCTCCCGGCGCCGGAGCTGCCGTCGGTCCGCATCAAGCCGCGCCGCAACCCGGCATCAGGCCAGGAAGCCCGCCACGGCTGA
- a CDS encoding single-stranded DNA-binding protein, whose product MAGETTVTVVGNLTTDPELRFTPAGAAVANFTVASTPRTFDRESGAWRDGEPMFLRCNVWRQYAENVAESLGRGARVVVHGRLRQRSYDTKEGEKRTVTELDVDEVGPALRYATAKVTKVSRATAGEAGSSWTSEPVSPVSTPF is encoded by the coding sequence ATGGCAGGCGAAACGACGGTGACGGTGGTCGGCAACCTGACGACCGACCCGGAGCTGCGCTTCACCCCGGCCGGCGCGGCGGTCGCGAACTTCACGGTGGCGTCGACACCCCGCACGTTCGACCGCGAGTCCGGCGCCTGGCGCGACGGCGAGCCGATGTTCCTGCGCTGCAACGTGTGGCGGCAGTACGCGGAGAACGTGGCGGAGTCTCTGGGCCGCGGCGCGCGCGTGGTCGTCCACGGCCGGCTGAGACAGCGGTCGTACGACACGAAGGAGGGTGAGAAGCGCACGGTGACGGAGCTGGACGTCGACGAGGTGGGCCCGGCGCTGAGGTACGCGACGGCGAAGGTGACGAAGGTCAGCCGCGCCACGGCCGGGGAGGCGGGCAGTTCGTGGACGTCGGAACCGGTGTCGCCGGTGTCGACTCCGTTCTGA
- a CDS encoding zinc-ribbon domain-containing protein, with protein MLIWGWRTRVYVLAMTTFLCGRCGNPASHAVRKAVTKFTLFFIPLFPIGVKYSAQCTFCGIENRISKEDAVRLQAQEEQGQAQQQGFQQSPHPSQPQGFPQPQHPSQGYQQPGQFPHQGH; from the coding sequence ATGCTGATCTGGGGCTGGCGCACACGCGTCTACGTGCTGGCGATGACGACGTTCCTGTGCGGCCGGTGCGGCAACCCCGCGTCGCACGCGGTCCGCAAGGCGGTCACGAAGTTCACGCTGTTCTTCATCCCGCTGTTCCCGATCGGCGTCAAGTACTCCGCGCAGTGCACGTTCTGCGGGATCGAGAACCGGATCTCGAAGGAGGACGCCGTCCGGCTGCAGGCGCAGGAGGAGCAGGGCCAGGCGCAGCAGCAGGGCTTCCAGCAGTCGCCGCACCCGTCCCAGCCGCAGGGGTTCCCGCAGCCGCAGCACCCGTCGCAGGGGTACCAGCAGCCGGGGCAGTTCCCGCACCAGGGCCACTGA
- a CDS encoding nitroreductase/quinone reductase family protein: MPSDFVLKTMNAVHRGLIKLTGGRVGWQAAMPVLELTTTGRKSGQKRSVLLTSPHQEGDTLVVVASRGGDDTHPAWFLNLRDNPEVEVSLKGAPKRPMRARIANAEERARLWPKISGEFKNYAQYQTKTEREIPLVFLEPR; this comes from the coding sequence ATGCCGAGCGACTTCGTCCTCAAGACCATGAACGCCGTGCACCGCGGCCTGATCAAGCTCACCGGCGGGCGGGTCGGCTGGCAGGCCGCGATGCCGGTGCTGGAGCTGACCACGACCGGCCGCAAGAGCGGGCAGAAGCGGTCGGTGCTGCTGACCTCTCCGCACCAGGAAGGCGACACGCTGGTCGTGGTGGCGTCGCGCGGCGGCGACGACACGCACCCCGCCTGGTTTCTCAACCTGCGCGACAACCCGGAGGTGGAGGTCTCGCTGAAGGGCGCCCCGAAGCGGCCGATGCGCGCGCGGATCGCGAACGCCGAAGAGCGCGCGAGGCTGTGGCCGAAGATCTCCGGCGAGTTCAAGAACTACGCGCAGTACCAGACGAAGACCGAGCGCGAGATCCCGCTCGTCTTCCTCGAGCCGCGCTAG
- a CDS encoding transglycosylase domain-containing protein has translation MAPAAIGAGLLSNQVSDSVDAISAQLAAAEPPLTTTVTDRDGTPIATLYAQYRLPVTAAGIATTMKAAIIAVEDRRFYTEGGVDLQGMLRAAVNDSTGGALQGASTITQQYVKNYLVNVVDRNDPAAQQADREDSVARKLREAKMAVQLNDTMSKDDILADYLNVVEFSGTVYGVGAAAKAYFGTTADKLTVPQAALLAGMVNNPSVYNPYTHPGRALQRRNLVIDDMVTNGSLPASYAATAKAAPLGVLPDGPVTPPGTCMGAAPDAGFFCAYAESYLVRAGFTADRLATGGYTIKTTLDPRVSQVTKDAVDANVPTTQDGVANTFAVVQPGPTGHQVLAMVANRNYGTDPARGETSTDIVAGASNEFGAGSSFKIFTSAAALVTGKAGLETPLPNPDSQCFPVPDAHASCYTVHNDGHYADPITLADGLATSPNVAFVGLESQVGMPAVLDMAYKLGLRNTLATNDAGGTPDPKSPNPQYNQPQSQYFRNLLSFTLGNSPVSPLEMANVSATLMSGGVWCPPNPILSVTDRNGNAVPVPQQACEQVIPAGVANTLEAGLSKDTTSGTSAEAARAAGWNRPDIGKTGTTQQSESVAFVGGVNDYAVSSMVFADGPHPREICPGTPVHLGDCGHGAFGGTVAAPPYFHAMSELLAGVPDKPIPAPDPAYLTARG, from the coding sequence ATGGCACCCGCCGCCATCGGGGCGGGCCTGTTGTCGAATCAGGTCAGCGATTCGGTGGACGCCATTTCCGCGCAGCTGGCCGCGGCCGAGCCGCCGCTCACCACGACGGTGACCGACCGCGACGGCACCCCGATCGCGACGCTGTACGCGCAGTACCGCCTCCCGGTGACCGCGGCCGGGATCGCGACGACGATGAAGGCCGCGATCATCGCGGTCGAGGACCGCCGGTTCTACACCGAAGGCGGCGTCGACCTGCAGGGAATGCTCCGCGCGGCGGTCAACGACAGCACCGGCGGCGCGCTGCAGGGCGCGTCGACGATCACCCAGCAGTACGTCAAGAACTACCTCGTGAACGTCGTCGACCGGAACGACCCGGCGGCGCAGCAGGCCGACCGCGAGGACTCGGTGGCGCGCAAGCTGCGTGAGGCGAAAATGGCCGTCCAGCTCAACGACACGATGAGCAAGGACGACATTCTCGCCGACTACCTGAACGTCGTGGAATTCAGCGGGACGGTGTACGGGGTCGGCGCGGCGGCGAAAGCCTATTTCGGGACGACAGCGGACAAACTGACCGTGCCGCAGGCGGCGTTGCTCGCCGGAATGGTGAACAACCCGAGCGTCTACAACCCGTACACGCACCCCGGCCGGGCGCTGCAGCGGCGCAACCTGGTCATCGACGACATGGTGACCAACGGCTCGCTCCCGGCGTCCTACGCCGCGACGGCCAAGGCCGCCCCGCTCGGCGTGCTGCCGGACGGCCCCGTGACGCCACCGGGCACCTGCATGGGAGCGGCGCCGGACGCGGGATTCTTCTGCGCCTACGCCGAAAGCTACCTCGTGCGCGCCGGGTTCACCGCCGACCGGCTGGCCACCGGCGGGTACACGATCAAGACCACGCTCGACCCACGCGTCTCGCAGGTGACGAAGGACGCCGTCGACGCGAACGTGCCGACCACCCAGGACGGCGTCGCCAACACCTTCGCCGTCGTGCAGCCGGGCCCGACGGGCCACCAGGTGCTCGCCATGGTGGCCAACCGGAACTACGGCACCGACCCGGCGCGGGGCGAGACGTCGACGGACATCGTCGCCGGCGCGAGCAACGAGTTCGGTGCGGGCTCGTCGTTCAAGATCTTCACCTCGGCCGCGGCGCTCGTCACCGGCAAGGCGGGGCTGGAGACGCCGCTGCCGAACCCGGACAGCCAGTGCTTCCCGGTGCCGGACGCGCACGCGTCCTGCTACACCGTCCACAACGACGGCCACTACGCGGACCCGATCACGCTCGCCGACGGGCTGGCGACGTCGCCGAACGTCGCGTTCGTCGGGCTGGAAAGCCAGGTCGGGATGCCCGCCGTCCTGGACATGGCGTACAAGCTGGGCCTGCGGAACACCCTGGCGACCAACGACGCCGGCGGCACGCCCGACCCGAAGTCGCCGAACCCGCAGTACAACCAGCCGCAGTCGCAGTACTTCCGGAACCTGCTGTCGTTCACCCTCGGCAACAGCCCGGTCAGTCCACTCGAAATGGCGAACGTTTCGGCGACGCTGATGAGTGGCGGCGTCTGGTGCCCGCCGAACCCGATCCTGTCGGTGACCGACCGCAACGGCAACGCCGTTCCCGTGCCGCAGCAGGCCTGCGAACAGGTCATCCCGGCGGGCGTGGCGAACACGCTGGAAGCGGGCCTGAGCAAGGACACGACCAGCGGCACGTCGGCCGAGGCGGCGCGCGCGGCGGGCTGGAACCGGCCCGACATCGGCAAGACGGGCACGACCCAGCAGAGCGAGTCCGTCGCGTTCGTCGGCGGCGTGAACGACTACGCGGTGTCGTCCATGGTCTTCGCCGACGGCCCGCACCCGCGCGAGATCTGCCCGGGCACGCCGGTGCACCTCGGCGACTGCGGGCACGGCGCGTTCGGCGGCACGGTCGCCGCGCCGCCGTACTTCCACGCGATGAGCGAGCTGCTGGCCGGCGTGCCGGACAAGCCGATCCCCGCGCCGGACCCGGCGTACCTGACGGCGCGCGGCTAG
- a CDS encoding ABC transporter permease, with the protein MSVPLAAPPAVSADPGPLGRLRVLAARVGAMCLVELQKLRRDQTELLTRAIQPALWLLIFGETFTRLRAIPTGSTPYLDYLAPGILAQSALFISIFYGIQIIWERDAGVLAKLLVTPTPRAALVAGKAFAAGVRALVQALIVLVLAAVLGVGLTVNPLKLLAMAVVLVLGSAFFCCLSIVIAGVVLSRERLMGIGQAITMPLFFGSNALYPVDLMPSWLKVLSHVNPLSYQVDALRGLLIGAPAHLALDFGVLAVATAGAIAVASALLGRLAR; encoded by the coding sequence GTGTCCGTGCCACTCGCCGCACCGCCCGCCGTCTCGGCTGACCCGGGACCGCTCGGCCGGCTGCGCGTGCTCGCCGCCCGCGTCGGCGCGATGTGCCTGGTGGAGCTGCAGAAGCTGCGCCGCGACCAGACCGAACTGCTCACCCGGGCGATCCAGCCCGCGCTGTGGCTGCTGATCTTCGGGGAGACGTTCACCCGGCTGCGGGCGATCCCGACCGGCTCGACGCCGTACCTCGACTACCTCGCGCCCGGCATCCTCGCGCAGTCGGCGTTGTTCATCTCGATCTTCTACGGCATCCAGATCATCTGGGAGCGCGACGCGGGCGTGCTGGCCAAGCTGCTGGTGACGCCGACCCCGCGGGCCGCGCTCGTCGCGGGGAAGGCGTTCGCCGCCGGCGTCCGGGCGCTCGTCCAGGCGCTGATCGTCCTGGTACTGGCCGCGGTCCTCGGCGTCGGGCTGACGGTGAACCCGCTGAAGCTGCTCGCCATGGCCGTGGTGCTGGTGCTCGGGTCGGCGTTCTTCTGCTGCCTGTCCATCGTGATCGCCGGGGTCGTGCTGTCGCGGGAACGGCTGATGGGCATCGGGCAGGCGATCACGATGCCGCTGTTCTTCGGCTCGAACGCGCTGTACCCGGTGGACCTGATGCCGTCGTGGCTCAAGGTGCTCAGCCACGTCAACCCGCTGAGCTACCAGGTCGACGCGCTGCGCGGCCTGCTCATCGGCGCCCCGGCCCACCTGGCGCTCGACTTCGGCGTGCTGGCGGTGGCGACGGCGGGCGCGATCGCCGTCGCTTCGGCCCTGCTCGGCAGGTTGGCCCGGTGA
- a CDS encoding ABC transporter ATP-binding protein, with the protein MTGPAAVQCTGVSHSFGPTRAVDGVDLEIHPGDVFGLLGPNGAGKTTTLRMITTLLPVAAGRITVFGVDVARRRMAVRRLIGYVPQQLSADGALTGRENVALFARLFDVPRARRAQQVRGALELVGLERDADRTAKTYSGGMIRRLELAQALVSSPRLLVLDEPTIGLDPVARSSVWDRVTEIRAATGMTVLVTTHYMDEAEQYCDRVALMHAGRIRALGTPAELEAGLGPGSTLDDVFRAVTGDRLDSDEGGIRSVRATRRTARRLG; encoded by the coding sequence ATGACCGGACCCGCGGCGGTGCAGTGCACCGGCGTCAGCCACTCGTTCGGCCCGACCCGCGCGGTCGACGGCGTCGACCTGGAGATCCACCCCGGCGACGTGTTCGGCCTGCTCGGCCCGAACGGCGCCGGCAAGACGACCACGCTGCGGATGATCACCACGCTGCTGCCCGTCGCCGCCGGTCGGATCACGGTGTTCGGCGTCGACGTCGCGCGCCGCCGGATGGCCGTGCGGCGGCTGATCGGCTACGTCCCGCAGCAGCTGTCCGCCGACGGCGCGCTGACCGGCCGGGAGAACGTCGCGTTGTTCGCGCGGCTCTTCGACGTCCCGCGGGCCCGGCGGGCGCAGCAGGTGCGGGGCGCGCTGGAGCTGGTCGGGCTGGAACGCGACGCCGACCGCACGGCCAAGACGTACTCCGGCGGCATGATCCGCCGCCTCGAGCTGGCCCAGGCGCTGGTCAGCTCGCCGCGCCTGCTCGTCCTCGACGAGCCGACGATCGGGCTGGACCCGGTCGCCCGCTCGTCGGTGTGGGACCGCGTCACCGAGATCCGCGCGGCGACCGGGATGACCGTGCTCGTCACCACGCACTACATGGACGAAGCCGAGCAGTACTGCGACCGCGTCGCGCTGATGCACGCCGGCCGGATCCGCGCGCTCGGCACGCCGGCCGAGCTGGAAGCCGGCCTCGGTCCCGGGTCCACATTGGATGACGTGTTCCGCGCGGTCACCGGTGACCGGCTCGACAGCGACGAAGGAGGGATCCGCAGTGTCCGTGCCACTCGCCGCACCGCCCGCCGTCTCGGCTGA
- a CDS encoding MarR family winged helix-turn-helix transcriptional regulator — MSELAERLLGAVQGIRRVVRRRVRADVPGAPLPGAQVEVLRVVADHPGIGVAAAARELHLAANSVSTLVNQLVEAGLLRREADPADRRATRLELTGAARDRIAALRRARTGLVADALSGLSEEDTAAIEQALPALEKLMGILKEQP; from the coding sequence ATGAGTGAACTCGCCGAACGGCTGCTGGGGGCCGTGCAGGGCATCCGCCGCGTGGTGCGCCGGCGCGTGCGCGCGGACGTGCCGGGCGCCCCGCTGCCCGGCGCGCAGGTCGAGGTCCTGCGCGTGGTGGCCGACCACCCCGGCATCGGCGTCGCCGCGGCCGCGCGCGAACTGCACCTCGCGGCCAACTCGGTCAGCACGCTGGTGAACCAGCTCGTCGAGGCCGGCCTGCTGCGCCGCGAGGCCGACCCCGCCGACCGGCGCGCGACCCGGCTCGAGCTCACCGGCGCGGCACGCGACCGGATAGCGGCGTTGCGGCGCGCCCGCACCGGGCTCGTCGCCGACGCGCTGAGCGGACTGTCCGAAGAGGACACCGCGGCGATCGAGCAGGCATTGCCGGCACTGGAGAAACTCATGGGGATCCTGAAGGAGCAGCCATGA
- the pspAB gene encoding PspA-associated protein PspAB, which produces MTLLDSKLVRCRTSRPHLQSLYTLAAAAPRMRVALGLAPTGGGTVGFKVDGDALARTEAELIAATSARLPVHPLVTQDLHGRSTVRCWRRDRDLRVLTADLVDVADRLARAGYGGCLRSAAVEFAEPDGRRERKLALVYLFGRGTFHTAAAPGCGPLDRALELRARAALHGALPLEPHAHRRFVV; this is translated from the coding sequence GTGACCCTGCTGGACAGCAAGCTCGTCCGGTGCCGGACGTCCCGCCCGCACCTGCAGTCCCTCTACACCCTCGCCGCGGCCGCCCCGCGGATGCGCGTCGCGCTCGGCCTCGCGCCCACCGGCGGCGGCACGGTCGGCTTCAAGGTCGACGGGGACGCACTGGCCCGCACCGAAGCCGAGCTGATCGCCGCGACGTCGGCCCGGCTCCCGGTGCACCCGCTGGTCACGCAGGACCTCCACGGCCGCTCGACGGTCCGGTGCTGGCGGCGCGACCGCGACCTGCGCGTGCTGACCGCGGACCTGGTGGACGTCGCGGACCGGCTGGCCAGGGCCGGCTACGGCGGCTGCCTGCGGTCCGCGGCCGTCGAGTTCGCCGAGCCGGACGGGCGCCGGGAGCGGAAGCTCGCGCTGGTCTACCTGTTCGGCCGGGGCACGTTCCACACCGCGGCGGCCCCGGGATGCGGCCCCTTGGACCGCGCGCTGGAACTGCGCGCCCGCGCCGCGCTGCACGGGGCGCTGCCGCTGGAACCGCACGCGCACCGCCGGTTCGTCGTCTGA
- a CDS encoding GNAT family N-acetyltransferase: protein MASPLDNPAWASLAGPHARFAERRGRVLRYPEDVAPFLALPDDPGEQDWLDVAGLAGPGATVVLAAPTGRPPSGWDVLDEIPGVQLVDDGVAAAPDTEAVRLGLADVPEMLDLVERTKPGPFRKRTVELGTYLGIRREGALVAMAGERLHPPGHTEISAVCTDPAFRGQGLATRLVLAVAAGIRERGETPMLHAAASNTSAIRLYLSLGFALRHRPDFVAVRVPG from the coding sequence ATGGCATCTCCGCTCGACAACCCGGCTTGGGCGTCACTGGCCGGTCCGCACGCCCGCTTCGCGGAACGACGGGGGCGCGTGCTGCGCTACCCCGAGGACGTCGCGCCGTTCCTGGCCCTGCCGGACGACCCGGGCGAGCAGGACTGGCTCGACGTCGCCGGGCTCGCCGGGCCGGGGGCGACCGTCGTGCTCGCCGCCCCCACCGGGCGGCCGCCGTCCGGCTGGGACGTGCTCGACGAGATCCCGGGCGTCCAGCTCGTCGACGACGGGGTCGCGGCCGCGCCGGACACGGAAGCCGTGCGGCTGGGGCTCGCGGACGTGCCGGAGATGCTGGACCTCGTCGAGCGGACGAAGCCCGGGCCGTTCCGCAAGCGGACCGTCGAACTCGGGACGTACCTGGGGATCCGGCGTGAGGGCGCGCTGGTCGCGATGGCCGGGGAGCGCCTGCACCCGCCCGGCCACACGGAGATCAGCGCCGTCTGCACGGACCCGGCCTTCCGCGGGCAGGGCCTCGCGACGCGGCTGGTGCTCGCCGTCGCGGCGGGCATCCGCGAGCGCGGCGAGACGCCGATGTTGCACGCCGCGGCGAGCAACACCTCCGCGATCCGGCTCTACCTGTCACTCGGGTTCGCGCTGCGCCACCGGCCGGACTTCGTCGCGGTGCGGGTGCCGGGCTAG
- a CDS encoding DUF2269 family protein, with product MSKILLSIHVLAAVLAVGPVAVAASMFPAAIRKGDVKVATALHRICRVYAYAAIAVPVFGFGVAGTMHVMGDPWLLTSIGLTAVAAAVLALLVLPRQKRVLTGEGAPGSLAMTTGVFNLLWAAVTVLMIVRPGSSTGA from the coding sequence GTGTCGAAAATCCTGCTCTCGATCCACGTCCTGGCGGCGGTCCTCGCCGTCGGCCCGGTCGCCGTCGCGGCCAGCATGTTCCCCGCCGCCATCCGGAAAGGGGACGTCAAGGTCGCGACCGCGCTGCACCGGATCTGCCGCGTCTACGCCTACGCCGCCATCGCGGTGCCCGTGTTCGGCTTCGGCGTCGCGGGCACGATGCACGTCATGGGCGACCCGTGGCTGCTGACGTCGATCGGGCTGACCGCCGTCGCGGCCGCGGTGCTCGCGCTGCTGGTGCTGCCGCGGCAGAAACGCGTCCTGACCGGCGAAGGCGCTCCCGGCAGCCTGGCCATGACGACCGGGGTGTTCAACCTGCTGTGGGCGGCGGTGACGGTGCTGATGATCGTCCGGCCCGGCTCCTCGACCGGCGCCTAG
- a CDS encoding APC family permease — MADALRRDALGTPGVVFLVLAAVAPLTGIVVIAALGIALGNGGGMPGAFLLSAVILVLFGVGYAQMSKVVTGAGGFYVYVTKGLGRPLGLVAALIALLGYNCFVAGAVGTSGFFTANVVEQVFGWHTPWPLWSLLSAVAVFALGRRGVDVSAKVLGVSLVLEVSILLVLDVAVALRTGLDVHAFAPGVVFSGSVGIAFLFAFNAFVGFEATGLFSEEARDPHRTISRATYTAIVLIGVFAAFTTWAIVSATSVDAAGASARDHLAAGDLVFSISRAHLGSFLTDVMMLLLVVSLFAALLALHNSATRYLFALGRSRVLPAVLGRTNAANGAPYVASGTQIGFATLVAAVYALAGLDPLADLTASMTGIGTLGVISLQALAGIAVVAFFRRRRDPRLWRTAVAPGLGGLGLITVTALAVFNFPTLAGSDAPAIALLPWLLAVAVAGGLGLAAWLRARRPEVYAGLDELGLDAEPAVP, encoded by the coding sequence ATGGCCGACGCGCTGCGCCGCGACGCACTGGGCACGCCGGGTGTCGTCTTCCTCGTCTTGGCCGCCGTCGCGCCGCTGACCGGCATCGTCGTCATCGCCGCGCTGGGCATCGCGCTCGGCAACGGCGGCGGTATGCCCGGCGCGTTCCTGCTCTCGGCGGTGATCCTCGTGCTCTTCGGCGTCGGGTACGCGCAGATGAGCAAGGTCGTCACCGGCGCGGGCGGGTTCTACGTCTACGTCACGAAAGGTCTCGGGCGGCCGCTCGGCCTGGTCGCGGCGCTGATCGCGCTGCTGGGCTACAACTGCTTCGTCGCCGGGGCGGTGGGGACGAGCGGGTTCTTCACGGCGAACGTCGTCGAGCAGGTCTTCGGGTGGCACACGCCGTGGCCGCTGTGGAGCCTGCTGTCCGCCGTGGCGGTGTTCGCGCTCGGCCGGCGCGGGGTCGACGTCAGCGCGAAGGTGCTCGGGGTCTCGCTGGTCCTGGAGGTGTCGATCCTGCTCGTCCTCGACGTCGCGGTCGCGCTCCGGACCGGCCTCGACGTGCACGCGTTCGCGCCCGGCGTGGTCTTCTCGGGCTCGGTCGGCATCGCGTTCCTGTTCGCCTTCAACGCCTTCGTCGGCTTCGAAGCCACGGGGCTGTTCAGCGAAGAGGCCCGCGACCCGCACCGGACGATCTCCCGCGCGACGTACACGGCGATCGTGCTCATCGGCGTCTTCGCGGCCTTCACGACGTGGGCGATCGTCAGCGCGACGAGCGTCGACGCGGCCGGCGCGAGCGCCCGGGACCATCTCGCCGCCGGCGATCTCGTCTTCTCGATCAGCCGGGCCCACCTGGGCTCGTTCCTCACCGACGTGATGATGCTGCTGCTGGTCGTCAGCCTGTTCGCGGCCCTGCTGGCGCTGCACAACTCGGCGACGCGGTACCTGTTCGCGCTCGGCCGGTCCCGGGTGCTGCCCGCGGTCCTCGGCCGGACGAACGCGGCGAACGGGGCGCCGTACGTCGCCAGCGGGACGCAGATCGGGTTCGCCACCCTCGTCGCGGCGGTCTACGCGCTGGCGGGGCTGGACCCGCTCGCCGACCTCACGGCCAGCATGACCGGCATCGGAACGCTCGGCGTGATCAGCCTGCAGGCCCTGGCCGGAATCGCGGTCGTGGCGTTCTTCCGCCGCCGGCGCGACCCGAGGCTCTGGCGCACCGCGGTGGCTCCCGGCCTCGGCGGGCTGGGCCTGATCACGGTGACGGCGCTGGCCGTCTTCAACTTCCCGACGCTGGCGGGGTCGGACGCCCCGGCCATCGCGCTGCTCCCCTGGCTGCTGGCCGTGGCGGTGGCGGGTGGCCTGGGGCTGGCCGCGTGGCTGCGGGCTCGCCGGCCGGAGGTCTACGCGGGCCTGGACGAACTCGGCCTCGACGCCGAACCCGCTGTCCCCTGA